The window TGTGCGGCACCAGCACGCGGGCAGGCGCATTCATCATGGCGCGTATGGCTTCCGCCTCGGCCAGCGCCTTGCGGCGACGTTCGTCGAGGTCCTTGGCACGGGCGGCTTCCTCATCGGCCCGCGCTTTCGATTCGGCAGCCGCCTTGACCTTGGCGTCTTCCTTGACCTGGGCAGCGGCAGCTTCGGCAGCGGCCTTGCGGTCGGCCACGGCAGGGGCTTCCTCGGGCGCTTCGGGTGCGCCCTCGGTCACGGCGGCTGCGGCCTTTTCCGCGGCGGCCTTCGCACGCGCGGCGCGGGCCTGCTGCTCTACCTGTTCGGCACGCTCGGCCTTCTCGCGCTCGCGTGCCTCGGCTTCCTCGCGCAGACGGCGCTTTTCGACCAGCTCTTCCTCCTGGCGGCGGATCAGCTCGGCCTGGCGGCGCGCCTCTTCCTCGCGGCGTGCGAGTTCGGCTTCGTCGACGCGCGGCGCGGCGGGCTCGGCGGCGGACGGCGCAGGAACGTCGGCAACCCCCCTCACGGGCTCGGGCGTTGCCGGATGTCCCTCGTCGCGCTGGATGAAGGTGCGCTTCTTGCGCACTTCGACCTGGATCGTGCGCGCGCGCCCGGTGGCGTCGGCCTGCTTGATCTCCGTGGTCGATTTCTTCGTCAGCGTGATCTTCTTGCGCTCAGGCTCGACCGTGCCATGGCTGGCCTTCAGGAAGCCAAGCAGGCGCTGCTTGTCCGCTTCGGTAAGTGCGTCGGTGACGGCGGCCTTGGGCACGCCCGCGCTCTTGAGCTGGTCAAGCAGGATTTCGGGCGTCTTCTTGAGCTCGTTCGCGAACTCGGCGACAGTGGTACTGGACATATTGCTTTCGTGCCTCCATGACCATCACTCTTGGCCAGCGAACCAGTGTTCGCGGGCCTTCAAGATCAGATTCTTGGCTTCATCGGCGCTCTGGCCGGTGATTTCGGTGAGTTCGTCGACCGCGAGGTCGGCAAGGTCGTCGCGCGTGTGCACGCCCGCCTCGGCCAGCTTCGGGATCAGGGCGGGGTCGAGGCCCGCAAGATCGCGCAGGTCCTGCGAGACGCTCTCGACGTTCTCTTCCCGGGCGATTTCCATGGTGAGCAGCGCATCCTTGGCGCGCGAACGCAGCTCGTTGATCGTGTCCTCGTCGAAGCTCTCGATCTCGAGCAGCTCGGAGATCGGCACGTAGGCCACCTCCTCCAGGCTGGTAAAGCCCTCGGAGATCAGGATGTCGGCGATCTCTTCATCGACGTCCAGCTTCTCCATGAAGAGCTTGCGACTGGCGTCGGTCTCGGTCGCCTGCTTCTGGGCAGACTCGTTGGCATCCATGATGTTGATCTTCCACCCGGTCAGGTCGGAAGCGAGCCGCACGTTCTGGCCGCCGCGGCCGATGGCGATGGCGAGGTTTTCCTCGTCGACCACCACATCCATGGCGTGCTTTTCCTCGTCGACCACGATCGAGGAAACGTTGGCCGGCGCCAGTGCGCCGATCACGAACTGGGCCGGGTCTTCGCTCCACAGGACGATGTCCACGCGCTCGCCGGCGAGCTCGTTGGTGACTGCGTTGACGCGCGTGCCGCGCACGCCGACGCAGGTGCCGATCGGGTCGACCCGCTTGTCGTGCGAAAGCACGGCAATCTTGGCGCGGGAGCCGGGGTCGCGGGCACAGCTCTTGATCTCAAGCAGGCCCTGCTCGATCTCGGGCACCTCCTGGCGGAACAGCTCGATCATGAACTCAGGTGCCGCGCGCGACAGGATGATGGGCGCGCCACGTAGCGTCAGGTCGACTTCCATGATCATCGCCCGCACACGGTCGCCGTTGCGCAGGTTCTCCTTGGAGATCATCTCGCTGCGGCGCAAGCGCCCTTCGACGCGGCCCGCCTCGACGATGATGTCGCCCTTGTCCAGGCGCTTGACGGTGCCGGTGAAGATCTTCTCGCCGCGCGACATGAAGTCGTTGAGCAGCATTTCGCGCTCGGCGTCGCGGATCTTCTGCAGGATGACCTGCTTGGCCGCCATCGCACCGATGCGCCCGATCGGTACCGAATCCACGGACTCCTCGATGTACTCGTCGACCTCGATGTCGGGCATCTCTTCCTTAGCCTCGAACAGCAGGATCTCCTGGTCGGGCAACTGCAGGCCGGCCTCGTCGGGCACCACGTGCCAGCGACGGAAGGTCTCGTAGTCGCCACTGTCGCGATCCACCGCAACACGGATGTCCACATCGCCCGGGTAGAGCTTCTTGGTGGCTTGCGCCAAGGCGGACTCGACCGCGCCGAAGACGACGTCGCGCTCGACGTTCTTCTCGCGCGAGATCGCATCCACCAACATCAACATTTCGCGATTCATGCCACCACTCTCCTTGTTCATTCCGACGCTGTCATGTCGGGTTTGGGCCTGCGGCCCTTGAAATCCACGATCGGGGCGAGCCGCGCCTCGCGCACCTCGTCCAGGGTAAAGCCCAGCGCCTGCATTGCGGCGGGCGCGCGCTTCCTGCTGATCTTCTGCCCGGGCTTGGGCGCCGTCTTTCCTTCGGGCTCCTGCGCCCAGACGATCTGCCAGGCCTGGGACCCCTCGGCCCCTGCGGCCCGTTCCAGCGTGCCGCGAAACTTCTTGCGGTTGGCTGCTACCTGGCCACCCGCGGCGGCGCCCATGGGCGCCTTGAGCGTGATGTCGATCACCTCGCCGACGAAACGTTCGAAATCCTGCGCATTGCGCAGCGGCCGGTCGATCCCGGGAGAAGAAACCTCGAGCCGCTTGTAATCGATGCTCTCCACTTCCAGCGCGAACTGCAGCTGGCGGGTAACCTTCTCGCAATCCTCGACGGTGACGAGAACCTCCGGCGCGCCGGCCGCCGCTGCGTCCGATGTGGGGCCGCTCCAAGGCAAATCAATCGTGACACGCAGCAGTCCTCCCGCCGAGCGTTCGATCTCGACCAGGTCGTAGCCGAGGCCGGCCACGGTTCGTTCCACTGTCTGCTGCAATGCCACGTGCTTGGGTGCGCCTTCTGCGTGTGCTCGGTGCGCCGCCCGCCCAGCGCCCCGAAAAAATGCTTCGACCAATAAAAAACGGGCGGTAGGTACCCGCCCGTTTGGTCGTGAGCCTCGAATTATATGCCAAAGGTGTCAGTAAGCGCTCCTTTTACGCGGCAAAGGCGCCTGCCGGCCTCCTTGCGCGCCACCAGACACAGGCGAACAGCAGCGCGCCAAGCGCCAGCACCGCAGCAGCCGCCAACAGCGGGACGGTGAAGGACCCCGTACGCTGGGCCAGGGGGGCGGCGAAGAGCGGCCCCAGGATCTGCCCGACCCCATAGGACGCAGTCGCATACCCGATCAGCCCCGACGCAGCGTTGCCTCGAAGGCGGCGCGCCTCCCGCACTGCGAACAGGCTGATTGCCGTGAACGGCAGGCCCAGCAGCAGGCTGCCCAGCATGAAGCCGCCGATGCTCGGCCAGGCGACCGACAGCAGCACTCCGAGTGCCTGCAGCCCATAGGCGAGGGCAAGCAGCAGACGGTTGTCCCACCGGACGGGCGCCCGGGCGCCGATCAGCGCACCGGGAACCACCGCCAGACCAACCAGCGGCCAGAAGAAGTCGGGCCAGGACGAGCCCGGCAGCGCTTGGCGCGCAATGACGGGCAGGAAGGTCGCAGTAATGATGTAGCCGAAGCCGGCGAGGCTGTACAGCGCGACCAGCCACCGCGCGTCCGCGCGGGCGGCGGTGAGGTCGGCGGGTCCGGCAGGGGCCGCGCCTGTCGGCGCAGTGCGCGCCAAGGCATGTGCACCGTCGCCGAAGATGCGCCAGACGCCGACGATCAGCACCACGGACAGCAATCCGAAGCCGATCCAGCCCGCCGCCGAGCCCCAATGTCCGACGGCGCCGCCCAGCAGCCCCGTGAGGGCGATACCGATCCCCGGGCCTGTGTAGATCACCCCCTGCAACGTTGGCGCGTGCGTTTCGGCCAGGCGCCTGAGCCCCCAGCCCGACGCGAAGACGAAGGTCCAGGCGCTCACGACGCCGGCGGCCGTGCGCAGAATGCCCCAGGCGGCAAAATTGTCCCAGAGCCCCATCCCCAGCAGCAGCGCCGCTGTGGCAACCAGGCCGCAGCGCACCATGGTGGCAGCCTCGATCCGGATCACCGCACAGGACAGCGCGCCCACAAAATAGCCCAGGTAGTTGAGCGAGGCCAGCAGTCCGCCCGCCTCCAGCCCCACCTTTCCCTCGTGCAGCATGATCGGCAGCAAGGGCGTGAAGGCAAATCGCCCGAGGCCCATCGCCACGGCCAGGGCCACCATGCAGGCCAGCGCTGCGCGCCATGCGGCACGCCGGTCGCTTCCGATTGTCGACATTGATCTGTTTCCGGGTTCTCTCGATCAGCCAGCGGCCGCGGCCACGAGCTTCTGCGTATAGGGATGCTCCGGCGCATCGAGGACGCGAAGGGCAGCGCCGCACTCGAGGATTGCGCCATCCTTCATCACGATGACCTGGTGCGCCATGGCCCGAATCACCTCGACATCGTGCGTGATCAGCAGGTAGCTCAGGCCCCGCTCGCGCTGCAGGCGCTGGAGCAGCCCCAGCACCTGTTTCTGAATGGTAACGTCGAGGGCGCTGGTGGGCTCGTCGAGCACCAGGAGCCGCGGCCCGACGATCAGGGCCCGCGCGATGGCCAGGCGCTGCCGCTGGCCACCGGAGAATTCGTGGGGATAGCGCGCGAGGAGCGACGGGAACTGCGCCTCTGTCAGACCCACATCAGCCAAGGCTTCGAGCGCGCGCACGCGGCGGCCGGCAATGTCGAGCTCGGGTGCATGCACCGTCAGGCCTTCGCCGACGATCTGCTCCACCGTCATGCGCGGCGAGAGCGAGGAGAACGGGTCTTGGAACACCACTTGCATCTGCCGCCGCAGCGCGCGGTCGCTCGCCCTGCCGCTGTTCCAGCGCTTGCCCTCGACGCCGAGGCTACCGCTGTGCTTGAGCAGTCCCAACGCGGCCAGGGCGAGGGTCGACTTGCCTGAGCCCGACTCCCCCACTACCCCCAGGGTCTCCCCTGCTCCAATGCGAAAGTCGGCGCCTTGTACTGCTACGAACTCGCCCTTGCGAAACCAGCCGGCGAAGCCGGGGATCGAGACCGGATAGCCCACCCGCAGGGCTTGGGCCTCCAGCACCGGCGGCTCCTGCCGAGGGGGCACGGGCGGCACATCGCGGGCTGGCCGGCTGTCGATCAGCTTGCGGGTGTAGGGATGCTGCGGGGCGCCGAACACGTCGGCCACGGCGCCCTGTTCGACGATGTACCCGTTTTCCATCACCGCCACCCGGTCTGCGAAGCGGCGCACCATGTTGAGGTCGTGCGTGATCAGCAGCACGGCCATTCGGTGTTTGTCCTGGAGTTCGGCCAGCAGGTCCAGAATCTGTGCCCGCACGGTCACGTCGAGCGCCGTGGTGGGTTCGTCGGCGAGCAGCAGGCGCGGCTTGCAGGCCAATGCCATGGCGATCATGGCGCGCTGGCGCTGGCCACCCGACAGCTGGTGCGGAAATGCCCGCGCACGTCGCGCCGGCTCAGGGATGCCGGTGTCGGCCAGGAGCTGGACCGCTGCCTCCTGCGCCGCATGCCTGGGCAGCGCCTCGTGCGTTTCCAGGACCTCGGCAATCTGGTCGCCCACGGTGTAGAGCGCGTTCAGCGCCGTCATCGGCTCCTGGAAGATCATCGCGATCTCCTTGCCGCGAATGGCACGCAGCTCACGCTCCCGCAGCGACAACAGATCGCGCGCGCCTGCGCCCTCCTCTGCGCCTGCCAGGCGCGCGCGGCCGGACACCTCGGCGTTCTGGACCAGCCGAAGAAGACTCAGCGCAGTGACGGTCTTCCCCGAGCCCGATTCACCCACCAGGGCCAGCTTTTCTCCAGGCGCGATGCCGAAGTCGATCCCATGAACGACCTCTTTGCCGCCAAAGGCCACGCGCAGGCCCCGGACCTCGAGCAAGGCGGCGCTCATGGCTTGCTTGGGCCAGCCCGGCGCGGTGCTCATCGATCGGCCTTCCGAGGATCGAGCGCATCGCGCAATGCATCGCCCATGAAGGTCAGCAGCATCAGTGTCACGACGAGCACCGCGAAGGTTGAAAGCGAGATCCACCAGGCATCGATGTTGGCCTTGCCCTGGCTCAGCAGCTCGCCCAGCGACGGCGTACCCGGCGGCACTCCCAGCCCAAGGAAGTCGAGCGAGGTCAGCGCCAGGATGGCCGCGCTCATGCGAAAGGGCAGGAAGGTCACCACCGGCGTCATGCTGTTGGGCAGGATGTGGCGCCACATGATCTGCAGATTGCCCACGCCGAGCGCACGCGCAGCGCGCACATAGTCCATCTGGCGGTTGCGCAGGAACTCCGCGCGCACGTAGTCCGAAAGGCCCATCCAGCCGAACAAGCTCAGAAGGATCAGCAGCAGGGCCACGCTGGGCGCGAAGATGGCGCTGAAGATGATCAGCAGGTACAGCTCGGGCATGGAACCCCAGATCTCGATGAAGCGCTGGAAGGCGAGATCGGTCTTGCCGCCGAAGTACCCCTGGACCGCCCCGGTGATGATGCCCAGCACCACGCCGATGACGGTGAGCGCCAGCGCAAAAAGCACACTGACGCGAAAGCCGTAGATCAGTTGCGCCAGCAGGTCGCGGCCGCGGTCGTCGGTACCGAAAAGGTTTTCGCCGGACGGTGCGGCCGGATTCGGCGCCTTGGCAAAGTAGTTGAGCGTGCGCGGGCCATACGGGTTGGGCGCGTAGAGGGCCCAGTTGGCTCCGCTGGTGATGCGCTCACGAATGAAGGGATCGAGGTAGTCGGCAGGTGTCTCGAAGTCCCCGCCGAAGGTCTTTTCGGAGTAGTCGCGCAGCACCGGAAAGTAAGTCTGTCCTTCGTAGTGCACGACCAACGGGCGATCAGTGGAAAGCACCTCCGCGAACAGGCTCAGCACGACCAGGATGCTGAAGAGCATGAGGCTCCAGAGACCCAGCTTGTTGCGCTTGAAGCGCAGCCAGGCACGGCGGGCGGGGCCGGGACTGACTGCCGGTCCAGCCTGGCCAGCCGATGCCGCCACTTGCCCGTCGAAAGGCCCAGAACGACCGGCTGTGATGGGAGATTCAATCGAACTTGACACGCGGATCCACCCACACGTAGCAAAGGTCGCTGAGCAGCTTGGTCACCAGTCCGATCAGCGTGAAGAGATAGAGCGTGCCCAGCACCACCGGGTAGTCGCGCCGAATGACGCTTTCGTAGCTCAACAGGCCCAGTCCGTCGAGCGAGAACAGGGTTTCGATGAGCAGCGAGCCTGTGAAGAAGGCGCCGATGAAGGCCGCCGGAAAGCCCGTGATGATGGGGATCAGGGCGTTTCGGAAGACATGTTTCCAGAGCACGCGACGGTCGCTCAAGCCCTTCGCGCGCGCGGTCAGGACGTACTGCTTGCGGATCTCCTCGAGAAAGGAGTTCTTGGTCAGCATGGCAGTCACGGCGAAGCTGCCGAGCACCATGGCCGTGATCGGCAGCGTGATGTGCCACAGGTAGTCGACGATGCGGGCGCCCCAGCTCATGCTTTCCCAGTTGGACGAGGTCAATCCTCGCAACGGAAACCACTGGAGCTGGCCGCCGAAGATCACGAGCAGCGCCACGCCGAGCACGAAGCCCGGAATGGCATAGCCGATCAGGACGAAGAGCGTCGTGATGAAGTCGAAGCGCGTTCCGGCGCGTACTGCCTTGGCGACGCCCAGCGGCACGGCGATCAGGTAGCTGATGAAGAAAGTCCACAGGCCCAGGCTGATCGACACCGGCAGCTTCTCCTTGACCAGCTGCCACACCGCCTTGCGCTGGTAGAAGCTGTTGCCCAGATCGAAGCGTGCATAGCCCTTGAGCATCTGCCAGAAACGTTCCAGCGGCGGCTTGTCGAAGCCGTAGAGCTGCTTGATCTCCTCGATGCGCTTCGGGTCCAGGCCCTGGCGGCCCCGATAGCCCGCGCCGCTGGCAGCGGCCCGCTCGCCGCCGGAGTCGCGGCCCTGCAGCTGCGACACCATCTGCTCCACCGGCCCGCCGGGCACGAACTGGATGACGCCGAAGGTCACGATCAGCACCCCCAGCAGCGTGGGCACCATCAGCAGCAGCCGTTTGAGGATATAGCTGGCCATCGCGAGGTGCCCTACTTGTTCGAGGGCGAAGCCCACCACGTCGACACGGCCCAGGTGCCGGCGTCGTAATACGGGGGCAGCACCTTGGGAAGCACGAAGCGCCCGGGCCGATACCCGACCAGGAAGCTGTTGCTCGTCCATTGAGGGATCGAGTAGTAGCCATGGGAGAGCACCCGGTCGAGCGAGCGCATGGCGGCCGACAGTTGGGGCCGCGTGGTGGCTTCCACGACCTTCTGCAACAACGCATCGACAGCCGGATCGCGGATGCCCCAGATGTTGGCGGAGCCCGATGTGTCCGCCGCCTTGGAGCCGAAGTAGTCGAACAGTTCGCCGCCGGGCGCCGTGGTGCCCGGCTTGCGCAGGCTGCTGAATTCGAAGTCGAATTCATCCATGCGCTGCTGGTAGAGCGAGCCATCCACGTTGCGGATGCTGAGCTCGATACCGAGCTTGCGCATCGCGGCCTGCATCGGCAGCACGAGCCGGTTGCCCGAGGGCTGCGCGTTCAGGTACTCGATGGTCATGGCTTCGCCCTTCGAGTCGCGCAGCGCGCCGTCGCGGTAGGTCCAGCCGGCATCGGCCAGCAAGGCACGCGCCTTGCGCAGGTTTTCGCGCAGGCTGGAGGGCGGGTCGGTGCTGGGTGGCACCGGCGCGGGGCCGAAGACTTCGGGCCGAAGCTGCTTGCGCAGCGGTTCGAGCAGCGCCAGTTCGTCGGGTCCAGGCAGGCCTTCGGCATGGAAGTCGCTATTGGGGAAGTACCCCACCGCCCGCTTGTACAGCCCATAGAACATCTGCCGGTTGAGCCACTCGAAATCCATGGTCAGGCCCAGTGCCTGCCGCACCCGGATGTCCTGGAACTTCGGCTTTCGCAGATTGAAGATGTACCCTTGAAAATCGCCGGGGTTGCGGTTTTCAAACGCCTGCTTCCGGAGCTCGCCGGTCTCGAAGGCCTTGCCATAGTACTGGCGAGCCCAGTTGCGCGAAATGAACTCGCGCATGAAGTCGAACTCGCCGGCCTTCAGTCCTTCGAAGCGCGCCGTCTCGTCCAGGTAGAGCTTGTAGGTGACACGATCGAAGTTGAGCTGGCCTCTTCTAACCGCGAGATGGGCACCCCAGTACTTGGGATCACGCACGTAGGTGATGTCGCGCCCCAGCCGCGCACTGGCCGGCTGGTAGGGCCCGGATGCAATGGGGAGTTCGGCGTTGATCTGGTCGAAAGGCTTGCCGCCACCCCAGGCGCGGCTGAAGACGGCCATGCCGCCGACCACGAGGGGGAGCTCCCGGTTGCTGCTCGCGAAGTCGAAGCGCACGGTGCGCTCGTCCAGCGCCTTCGCGCCTTTCACTTCGGCATAAATGGTCTTGAACTGGGGCGCCGCCAGTTTGCCGGTCAAGGTGTCGAACGAATAGACCACATCGGCCGCAAGCACGGGCGTGCCGTCGTTGAAGCGCGCTTCCGGACGGATCCTGAAGGTTGCGGAGTGCTTGTCCGATGCCACTTCCACATCTTCGGCGAGCAGGCCGTAGGCCGTGGTGGGCTCCTCGTCGTTGCCGATGAGCAGGCTCTCGAATACCAGTTGCCCCAAGCCAGCGGGCGGAGTGCCTTTGAGGGTGAAGGGATTGAACTTGTCGAAGTTGGTGACGGCAATCGGCGGCACCATGCGGATCTCGCCGCCCTTCGGCGCGTCCGGGTTCACGTAATCGAAATGAGTGAAACCCGGCGAGTACTTGATGTCTCCGAACTGCGCGTACGCATGGGCGGCCCACGAGGGAGCCGCCGAGAGCGCCAACACCAAGAGCAGCCAACCTCGCATGCGAGAATTCTGCCCAAGATTTTCACGAGGTCGCTCCATGGGCTTTCTTTCCGGCAAAAAATTCCTGATCACCGGCGTGCTGAGCAACCGCTCCATCGCCTACGGCATCGCCAAGGCGTGCCACCAACAAGGGGCCGAACTCGCTTTCAGCTACGTGGGCGAGCGCTTCAAGGACCGGATCACCGAATTCGCCGCCGATTTCGACTCCAGCCTGGTGTTCGACTGCGACGTCGGCGACGACGCCCAGATCGCGAAGCTGTTCACCGACCTGGCGCAGACCTGGCCCAAGTTCGATGGTTTCGTGCACAGCATCGGCTTCGCGCCGCGCGAGGCGATCGCCGGCGATTTCCTCGAGGGCCTTTCGCGCGAGGGCTTCAGGGTGGCGCATGACATCAGCGCCTACAGCTTCCCGGCCATGGCCAAGGCGGCCCTGCCCTACCTCAACGACAAATCGGCCCTGCTCACGCTCACCTACCTGGGCTCCGAGCGTGCACTGCCCAACTACAACACCATGGGCCTGGCCAAGGCATCGCTTGAGGCTTCCGTGCGCTACCTCGCGGAATCGCTTGGGCCGAAAGGCATGCGCGTCAACGGCATCAGTGCGGGGCCCATCAAGACGCTGGCAGCCAGCGGCATCAAGGGCTTCGGCAAGATCCTCGCGGTGGTTGCGGACGTCTCGCCGATCCGCCGCAACGTCACGATCGAGGAAGTGGGCAACGTCGCCGCCTTCCTGCTGAGCGACCTGGCCAGCGGCGTGACGGCCGAGATCACGTACGTCGACGGCGGCTTCAGCCAGGTGGTCGGCGGCATCGCCGAATAGCTGCGCCGCGCCGCGCGGCTGCCGGCAGCAGACCGGCCTGCATCAACACAAGAAAATCATTCAGGGAACAACACATGGATCGTCGAAAGCTCCTGCTTCTCGGCCCAGCGCTCGCGCTGGCGCCCTTTGCGCTGGCAAATGCAGCTGCGTCGAAGCTCATGCTCGCCGATGTCTATCACCGCGGCATGCCGCTCGCCGACTACTGGGTCAGCGAGAAGTTCGATGGAATGCGCGGCTACTGGGACGGAAGGCAGCTCTGGACGCGTGGTGGCGAGCGCGTGGCCGCGCCCGCCTGGTTCACCGCAGCGCTGCCCGCGGTGCCGATGGACGGCGAACTGTGGGCCGGCCGCGGGCGCTTCGCGGAGACGGTGTCCACAGTGCGCGACCAGATCCCGAACGACCCGGCCTGGCGAAGCATCCGCTTCATGGTCTTCGACCTGCCGGCGCAGCCTGGCGACTTCACGGCCCGGCTGGCCGCGCTGCGCAAGCTGCTGCCATTGAAGGACGCTCCCTGGGTGATCCCGGTGCCGCAGGCCAGGGCCGGCACGCACGAGGAACTGCAGGCGCTGCTCGACAAGACAGTGGGCATGGGCGGCGAAGGCCTGGTGCTTCATCGGGGTGGCTCCGTCTATCGCGGAGAACGATCGGCCGACTTGCTCAAGTTCAAACCCTACGACGATGCTGACGCCCGGGTACTGGCGCATGTACCAGGCCGCGGGCGTCACGCCGGCCGCATGGGTGCGCTGCTGGTCGAGACACCCGAGGGCCGGCGCTTCAAGCTCGGCGGGGGCTTCACGGACGCGCAGCGCGAACAGCCGCCCGCGGCGGGGAGCTGGGTCAGCTATCGCTACAACGGCACGAACCCCGGCGGCCTGCCGAGGTTCGCGCGCTTCCTGCGAGTGAGGGGCGACCTCGCCTCCTCTTCCTAGGCTACCGAACGCTCACTTGGGCAGCAGCACCTTGTCGACGACGTGGATCACGCCGTTGGACTGGTAGACATCGGCGGTGCTCACGGTGGCCCAGCCGCCGTTCTCGTCGCCCACCATGATCTTGCCGCCGCTTTCCTTGGCCATGAGCGTGCCGCCTGCCGCGGTCTTGAGAGTGGCCATGCCTTTGCCGTCCATGATCTGGCTGCCCAGCGCCGCGGCATCGAGCTTGCCGGGTACCACGTGGTAGGTCAGCACTGCCGTCAGCTTGCCCTTGTTCTCTGGCTTGAGCAGCGTGTCGACGGTGCCGGCCGGCAAGGCGGCGAAGGCTGCGTTGGTCGGCGCGAACACGGTGAAGGGGCCTGGGCCCTTGAGGGTTTCGACCAGTCCGGCGGCCTTCACCGCGGCAACCAGCGTGGTGTGGTCCTTCGAATTGACGGCGTTGTCGATGATGTCCTTGGTCGCCAACATCGGCGCTCCGCCGACCATGACTTGCGCGGACGCGGCGGCCGCGCCGACGGCCATCGCGGCGGCCAGGGTGATGGAGGCGATACGGTGGAAGCTGCTGCTCATGAAAGGCTCCTTTGGGGTGGCACCGGCACCGAAATGGCGGCGGCTGCAATCAATACGGAGGGCGAGCCAAGTTGGATTGCCCCGCCCGACGCGAAATGCTGCGTTTCAGGCCCGCTTACCATCGGCGGATGTCCTGGCACTCTTCGACGCACGAAGCACACACGCACCCCCTCTGCATCGAAGCGCGCAAACCGTGAGCTTGAGCGGACCCATCGTCCTGGCAGTACTCTTCGGCGCCCTGCTCCACGCCGCCTGGAACGCGCTCATCAAGTCGGGCATCGACAAGCCGCTGGACACCGCGCTGGTTCACAGCATGGGCATCTTCATCGCCGTTCCGCTCGTGATGATCACGGGCTTGCCGCCGCGCGCTGCCTGGCCCTACATGGCGACTTCGTTGTTGATCCACATCGCGTACTACACGGCACTGGCCGGCGCCTACAAGCATGGGGACCTGAGCCTCACCTATCCGGTGATGCGCGGGTGCGCGCCGTTGCTCGTCGCCATGGGCAGCGCGACGTTCATCGGCGAGGCGATCTCGGTGACAGCCTGGATCGGCGTCGCCCTGCTGTGCGTCGGCGTGGTCACGCTGGGGCTGTCACGCTCGGTGCTGCGCGAGAACGATGATTCACGGCGCAGCAAGGCGCTCGGTTTCGCGCTGGCCAATGCTGCGGTGATTGCCCTCTACACCGTCGTCGATGGCATCGGGGTGCGCGTCTCGGGCAATGCGCTGGCCTACGTGGCGACCCTGTTCCTGTTCGACGGCATCCCCTACATGCTGCTGGTGCTCTGGCGCCGTCCGGGCAAGCGCCGCGCGGCGCTCGAGTACATGGCAGGCCGATGGAAGCTGGCACTGATCGGCAGCGCCGCCTCCCTGGGCAGCTACGGCATCGCGCTGTGGGCCATGACCAAGGCCCCGGTGGCGATCGTCGCGGCGCTGCGCGAAACCTCGGTGCTGTTCGCTGCGCTGATCGGCACGCTGTTCCTGCGCGAGGGCTTCGGCTGGCAGCGCGCCGCGGGCACGCTGATCATCGTGGCCGGTGTGATGGTGCTGCGCGTCGGCTGAATCCGCTCAGCCTGCGCGCACGCAGTCCGCGTAGTAGCGCTTCTTGCCGGTCTCGTCGATGCGCGCCACCAGCCCATGGATGTCGGTCTCGAAGCCCGGGCACTCGCTGTTGAACTCGCGCGCGAACTTGAGATAGTCGACGATCTTCTTGTTGAAGACCTCGCCCGGGATCAGCAGCGGAATGCCCGGCGGGTAT is drawn from Variovorax sp. PBS-H4 and contains these coding sequences:
- a CDS encoding fasciclin domain-containing protein; protein product: MSSSFHRIASITLAAAMAVGAAAASAQVMVGGAPMLATKDIIDNAVNSKDHTTLVAAVKAAGLVETLKGPGPFTVFAPTNAAFAALPAGTVDTLLKPENKGKLTAVLTYHVVPGKLDAAALGSQIMDGKGMATLKTAAGGTLMAKESGGKIMVGDENGGWATVSTADVYQSNGVIHVVDKVLLPK
- the fabI gene encoding enoyl-ACP reductase FabI; its protein translation is MGFLSGKKFLITGVLSNRSIAYGIAKACHQQGAELAFSYVGERFKDRITEFAADFDSSLVFDCDVGDDAQIAKLFTDLAQTWPKFDGFVHSIGFAPREAIAGDFLEGLSREGFRVAHDISAYSFPAMAKAALPYLNDKSALLTLTYLGSERALPNYNTMGLAKASLEASVRYLAESLGPKGMRVNGISAGPIKTLAASGIKGFGKILAVVADVSPIRRNVTIEEVGNVAAFLLSDLASGVTAEITYVDGGFSQVVGGIAE
- a CDS encoding EamA family transporter, whose translation is MSLSGPIVLAVLFGALLHAAWNALIKSGIDKPLDTALVHSMGIFIAVPLVMITGLPPRAAWPYMATSLLIHIAYYTALAGAYKHGDLSLTYPVMRGCAPLLVAMGSATFIGEAISVTAWIGVALLCVGVVTLGLSRSVLRENDDSRRSKALGFALANAAVIALYTVVDGIGVRVSGNALAYVATLFLFDGIPYMLLVLWRRPGKRRAALEYMAGRWKLALIGSAASLGSYGIALWAMTKAPVAIVAALRETSVLFAALIGTLFLREGFGWQRAAGTLIIVAGVMVLRVG
- a CDS encoding microcin C ABC transporter permease YejB, translated to MASYILKRLLLMVPTLLGVLIVTFGVIQFVPGGPVEQMVSQLQGRDSGGERAAASGAGYRGRQGLDPKRIEEIKQLYGFDKPPLERFWQMLKGYARFDLGNSFYQRKAVWQLVKEKLPVSISLGLWTFFISYLIAVPLGVAKAVRAGTRFDFITTLFVLIGYAIPGFVLGVALLVIFGGQLQWFPLRGLTSSNWESMSWGARIVDYLWHITLPITAMVLGSFAVTAMLTKNSFLEEIRKQYVLTARAKGLSDRRVLWKHVFRNALIPIITGFPAAFIGAFFTGSLLIETLFSLDGLGLLSYESVIRRDYPVVLGTLYLFTLIGLVTKLLSDLCYVWVDPRVKFD
- a CDS encoding DNA ligase, producing MDRRKLLLLGPALALAPFALANAAASKLMLADVYHRGMPLADYWVSEKFDGMRGYWDGRQLWTRGGERVAAPAWFTAALPAVPMDGELWAGRGRFAETVSTVRDQIPNDPAWRSIRFMVFDLPAQPGDFTARLAALRKLLPLKDAPWVIPVPQARAGTHEELQALLDKTVGMGGEGLVLHRGGSVYRGERSADLLKFKPYDDADARVLAHVPGRGRHAGRMGALLVETPEGRRFKLGGGFTDAQREQPPAAGSWVSYRYNGTNPGGLPRFARFLRVRGDLASSS
- a CDS encoding extracellular solute-binding protein codes for the protein MRGWLLLVLALSAAPSWAAHAYAQFGDIKYSPGFTHFDYVNPDAPKGGEIRMVPPIAVTNFDKFNPFTLKGTPPAGLGQLVFESLLIGNDEEPTTAYGLLAEDVEVASDKHSATFRIRPEARFNDGTPVLAADVVYSFDTLTGKLAAPQFKTIYAEVKGAKALDERTVRFDFASSNRELPLVVGGMAVFSRAWGGGKPFDQINAELPIASGPYQPASARLGRDITYVRDPKYWGAHLAVRRGQLNFDRVTYKLYLDETARFEGLKAGEFDFMREFISRNWARQYYGKAFETGELRKQAFENRNPGDFQGYIFNLRKPKFQDIRVRQALGLTMDFEWLNRQMFYGLYKRAVGYFPNSDFHAEGLPGPDELALLEPLRKQLRPEVFGPAPVPPSTDPPSSLRENLRKARALLADAGWTYRDGALRDSKGEAMTIEYLNAQPSGNRLVLPMQAAMRKLGIELSIRNVDGSLYQQRMDEFDFEFSSLRKPGTTAPGGELFDYFGSKAADTSGSANIWGIRDPAVDALLQKVVEATTRPQLSAAMRSLDRVLSHGYYSIPQWTSNSFLVGYRPGRFVLPKVLPPYYDAGTWAVSTWWASPSNK